From Virgibacillus ihumii, the proteins below share one genomic window:
- a CDS encoding two-component system regulatory protein YycI produces the protein MQWKQIKVLFILCFLVLDIYLLVMFFQKQQDAEDLGIAESLTSTVEDLEDENIKIEADLPQQQLEESFISVKQKNFTKEDEKVLDDKTNLEAVRIKDNLMIGRFEEPVSLQENGSDDVIAEQVKSFILSPESYTFWDWNKELNVLVFFQQKNDRPIYFNQSGIVLVFLNDENEMIFFTQTMLGEPQSPGDTNSLIKPKQAINVLFTNNMLVSGDVVTDVSIGFYTRYPLDSGVKVFAPTWAITVNEEENFYVTAIENRVFSSDEQQFLENAARSIFNKVRTTGEETELKEFVLNHINQKLTEVNRSETE, from the coding sequence ATGCAATGGAAACAGATTAAAGTGTTATTTATCCTTTGCTTTCTCGTTCTGGATATCTATTTACTGGTGATGTTTTTTCAGAAACAACAGGATGCGGAAGATTTGGGAATAGCTGAATCATTGACTTCAACTGTTGAAGACCTTGAAGACGAAAATATTAAAATTGAAGCTGATTTGCCTCAGCAGCAGCTGGAGGAGTCATTCATATCGGTAAAACAGAAGAACTTTACTAAAGAAGACGAAAAAGTATTGGATGACAAGACAAATCTGGAAGCAGTACGAATAAAAGACAACTTGATGATTGGCAGATTTGAGGAGCCTGTTTCCTTGCAGGAAAATGGTTCGGATGATGTCATCGCAGAGCAAGTGAAATCATTTATTTTGTCTCCGGAAAGCTACACATTCTGGGATTGGAATAAAGAACTGAATGTGCTTGTCTTTTTCCAGCAAAAGAATGATCGGCCGATTTATTTTAATCAAAGCGGAATTGTCCTCGTTTTCCTGAATGATGAAAATGAAATGATTTTCTTTACACAGACAATGCTGGGTGAACCGCAGTCACCGGGGGATACCAATTCATTGATTAAGCCGAAACAGGCAATTAATGTACTGTTTACCAATAATATGCTCGTCTCCGGCGATGTGGTTACAGATGTAAGTATCGGATTTTATACACGGTACCCGCTTGACAGCGGGGTAAAGGTATTTGCTCCGACATGGGCAATTACAGTGAATGAAGAAGAAAATTTTTATGTCACGGCTATTGAAAATCGTGTGTTTTCCAGTGATGAGCAGCAATTTCTGGAAAATGCAGCAAGATCCATCTTTAATAAAGTGCGAACAACTGGAGAAGAGACCGAATTAAAAGAATTTGTCTTGAATCATATTAATCAGAAGCTAACAGAAGTTAATCGGAGTGAGACAGAATGA
- a CDS encoding YycH family regulatory protein, translating into MNAETVKSIILWVLVLLSLLLTFSLWNFQPNLELSNSSEYVDQVDLGGKEVTKEEIIEPKSIVFHNGNTYYGFSDPKDMQSLYHDMQSWEMYNFQFSGQNGEPSQEKQLEIIFPESMPMQMAKTLFTFNEDKSVPEWSFKKIFITFNTDDSVLNVIFVAENGEQRASAVVNNSRKYDMLWSYLTTFEGLREYMLVESGSRPYYVPKHQIKMNRKVLTINTINPSLLVDALFPTPDVVSRNEINESRLYFSDGIRGMRVDKNIQRMQFDNPYQSTSRPLTDVELITQSVQKINAAKGWTGEYNLMHIQSPDNIITYQMYYNGFPIYSTLGLSVIEQKWLPTEISVELNMYNRPLFQLNNLINENTVTLKPASGVLSYLENSSTYELENISDLRVGYYLSYQGIDTNNVVQLQPGWFMEYSGKWQQVEFNDEMQFREGGAEDAMETD; encoded by the coding sequence ATGAATGCTGAAACGGTAAAGTCAATTATTTTATGGGTCTTGGTGTTATTAAGTTTATTGCTTACATTCAGTCTATGGAACTTTCAGCCTAATCTGGAGCTTTCCAACAGCAGTGAATATGTGGATCAGGTTGATCTGGGTGGAAAAGAAGTTACCAAAGAGGAAATTATCGAACCGAAATCGATTGTTTTTCATAATGGCAATACCTATTACGGATTCTCCGATCCGAAAGATATGCAATCGTTATATCATGATATGCAATCATGGGAAATGTATAATTTTCAGTTTTCCGGGCAAAACGGGGAACCATCACAGGAAAAACAGCTTGAGATTATTTTCCCGGAATCAATGCCAATGCAAATGGCGAAAACGCTGTTTACATTTAACGAAGACAAGTCAGTACCGGAATGGAGCTTTAAAAAGATTTTTATTACGTTTAATACCGATGACTCTGTTTTGAATGTTATTTTCGTTGCAGAAAACGGGGAGCAGCGGGCCAGCGCTGTTGTAAACAATTCCAGAAAATATGACATGCTTTGGAGCTATCTTACGACATTTGAAGGTTTGAGGGAATACATGCTGGTTGAATCCGGAAGCAGACCGTACTATGTTCCGAAACATCAAATTAAAATGAACCGGAAAGTGCTGACAATTAATACAATTAATCCGTCGTTATTGGTTGATGCGCTGTTTCCCACACCCGACGTTGTCAGCCGGAATGAGATAAATGAGAGCCGGTTATATTTTTCAGATGGTATTCGCGGAATGCGGGTGGATAAGAATATACAACGCATGCAATTTGATAATCCGTATCAGTCAACAAGCAGACCACTTACAGATGTGGAACTGATTACGCAGAGTGTGCAAAAAATCAATGCTGCTAAAGGCTGGACCGGCGAATATAATCTGATGCACATTCAATCACCAGACAATATCATTACGTATCAGATGTACTACAACGGTTTCCCTATATACAGCACGCTTGGTCTTTCCGTGATTGAGCAGAAATGGCTGCCGACGGAAATAAGTGTGGAATTGAACATGTATAATCGCCCGTTGTTTCAATTAAACAACTTGATAAATGAAAATACGGTAACATTGAAACCGGCCTCCGGGGTTCTAAGTTATTTAGAGAACAGCTCAACCTATGAATTGGAAAATATCAGCGATTTACGGGTCGGTTATTACTTATCTTATCAGGGAATTGACACGAACAATGTTGTTCAATTGCAGCCTGGCTGGTTTATGGAATATAGTGGAAAATGGCAGCAAGTTGAATTTAACGATGAGATGCAATTTCGGGAAGGTGGGGCTGAGGATGCAATGGAAACAGATTAA
- a CDS encoding 4a-hydroxytetrahydrobiopterin dehydratase — protein sequence MERLSEEQIEKELEAVPDWKRLDEKWIARKYRFKDFLNGVRFVDQIAEYAEEKQHHPFISIDYKAVTLKISSWQMKGLTDLDFEMVNHFDELYDKAAK from the coding sequence ATGGAACGCTTAAGTGAGGAGCAAATTGAAAAGGAATTGGAAGCGGTACCGGATTGGAAACGGTTGGATGAAAAGTGGATTGCCCGCAAATACCGTTTTAAAGACTTTTTGAATGGTGTCCGTTTTGTTGACCAGATTGCCGAATATGCTGAGGAAAAACAGCATCATCCGTTCATTTCCATTGACTACAAAGCTGTAACATTGAAAATATCCTCATGGCAGATGAAAGGTTTGACAGATCTCGATTTTGAAATGGTCAATCATTTCGATGAATTGTACGACAAAGCAGCGAAATAA
- a CDS encoding S1C family serine protease → MGYFDEDYVPKPKKERRWLVPVLSGIIIGMIIVLAALPGILQSGILPETWVNSNQTADSGTDGNGIGSTDYVSVDVSTQITEMVDEVSKAVVGVINIQRQGDFWEQQENDQAGTGSGVIYKKEDGYAFVITNHHVIEGADTVEVVLSDDTRVQAQILGSDLFSDLAVLRMDAKQVENTINMGSSATVKVGEPAIAIGNPLGMKFSGSVTTGVISGKQRTIPQDFNQDGRADWQAEVIQTDAAINPGNSGGALINIKGQLIGINSMKINETSVEGIGFAIPIDTAKPIVEELETKGEITRPYMGVEIYSLDEIPQTEWDQTLNLPNNVEGGVYVWTVDSLSPADQAGLKRLDVITKIDGQKVMNMIDLRKILYEEKQVGDSLKVTFYRDGKKKETTIKLGVQK, encoded by the coding sequence ATGGGGTACTTTGATGAAGATTATGTACCGAAGCCGAAAAAGGAACGGCGATGGCTGGTTCCAGTTCTTTCCGGGATAATCATTGGTATGATAATTGTCCTGGCAGCATTGCCCGGTATATTGCAATCAGGCATACTTCCCGAAACATGGGTTAACAGCAATCAAACCGCCGATTCGGGAACTGACGGCAATGGCATAGGGTCAACTGACTATGTTTCCGTGGATGTATCAACGCAGATTACTGAAATGGTGGATGAAGTTTCCAAAGCAGTTGTTGGTGTCATTAATATTCAGCGTCAAGGCGACTTCTGGGAGCAGCAGGAAAATGATCAGGCTGGAACAGGCTCCGGTGTAATTTACAAGAAGGAAGATGGATATGCGTTTGTCATTACCAATCATCACGTTATCGAAGGCGCTGATACTGTTGAAGTGGTTTTGTCAGATGATACACGTGTCCAGGCACAAATTCTCGGGAGTGATCTTTTTTCCGATCTGGCGGTTTTGCGGATGGATGCCAAACAGGTTGAGAACACCATCAATATGGGTTCTTCGGCAACCGTGAAAGTCGGTGAACCGGCTATAGCAATCGGGAATCCGTTGGGAATGAAATTTTCCGGATCGGTTACAACCGGTGTCATCAGCGGTAAACAACGGACAATTCCACAGGATTTCAACCAGGACGGTCGTGCTGATTGGCAGGCGGAAGTAATCCAGACGGATGCTGCGATTAATCCCGGAAACAGTGGCGGTGCACTGATTAATATTAAAGGTCAGCTGATTGGGATTAATTCAATGAAAATTAATGAAACGTCAGTCGAAGGGATTGGATTTGCGATTCCAATTGATACGGCAAAGCCGATTGTTGAAGAGTTGGAGACAAAAGGTGAAATCACCCGGCCATATATGGGGGTTGAAATTTATTCCCTTGATGAAATCCCGCAAACTGAATGGGATCAAACGTTAAATCTCCCAAACAATGTTGAAGGTGGTGTCTATGTCTGGACCGTCGATTCGTTATCACCCGCAGATCAAGCCGGCTTAAAACGGTTGGATGTTATTACAAAAATCGATGGCCAAAAAGTTATGAACATGATTGATTTACGGAAGATCCTGTATGAGGAAAAACAAGTCGGTGACTCGCTGAAAGTGACGTTTTACCGCGACGGCAAGAAAAAAGAAACGACAATCAAGCTTGGTGTACAGAAATAA
- a CDS encoding ABC transporter ATP-binding protein: MIRRFFSYYKPHRRLFIVDFTSAVIVALLELAFPIAVQAFIDRLLITDNWDLIVMVSIGLLLIYLLSTFLQYVVTYLGHKLGVNIETDMRQDLFQHVQRQSFRFFDNTKTGHIMSRITNDLFDIGELAHHGPEDFFIAIMTFVGAFWYMFYQNAQLAWIILIAVPILVFLITYSNIKMNQAWRAMYRDIAEVNARVEDAVSGVRVVQSFTNETYEMDRFTKDNYSFRKAKIGAYKVMAFVHSNIYMMMRLIIIIVLVVGAWLTINDRLSTGELVGFVLIVNVLFKPIEKISALLELYPKGMAGFKRFTDILDVAPDVVDRDDAKTMSSLSGAISFKDVTFGYEKTQAPVLSHLSFDIHKGETIAFVGPSGAGKTTICSLIPRFYDVNDGSITIDGIDLRDMTKESLRKQIGIVQQDVFLFTGTLRENIAYGKLDATDEEIERAAQQAHMEEFIRELPDGYETQVGERGLKLSGGQKQRIAIARMFLKNPPILILDEATSALDTETETIIQKALTELSRDRTTLVIAHRLATIKNADRIMVVTKEGIEEEGSHEELLQRDGIFANLHKVQMR, from the coding sequence ATGATCAGACGATTTTTTTCATACTATAAACCGCACAGACGCCTGTTTATTGTCGATTTTACTTCAGCAGTAATTGTCGCGTTACTGGAACTTGCTTTTCCGATTGCAGTACAAGCATTTATTGACCGGCTGCTAATAACCGATAATTGGGATTTAATCGTGATGGTCAGTATCGGGTTGCTGCTAATATATTTGCTGAGCACATTTTTACAGTATGTCGTTACATACCTTGGCCATAAACTTGGGGTCAATATTGAAACCGACATGCGCCAGGATTTGTTTCAGCATGTGCAGCGGCAGTCATTCCGGTTTTTTGATAATACAAAGACAGGCCACATTATGAGCCGGATCACCAATGATTTGTTTGATATTGGTGAACTTGCCCATCATGGACCAGAGGACTTCTTTATTGCGATTATGACGTTTGTTGGTGCATTCTGGTATATGTTCTATCAAAATGCACAGCTTGCCTGGATTATTCTGATTGCTGTGCCGATTCTCGTATTCCTGATCACATACAGTAATATTAAAATGAATCAGGCATGGCGTGCGATGTATCGCGATATAGCAGAGGTAAACGCGCGAGTTGAGGATGCAGTGTCAGGCGTCCGTGTCGTACAGTCATTCACGAATGAAACATATGAAATGGATCGTTTTACAAAAGATAACTACAGTTTCCGGAAAGCGAAGATTGGGGCTTACAAAGTAATGGCTTTTGTACATTCCAATATTTATATGATGATGCGGCTGATTATTATCATTGTTTTGGTTGTCGGAGCATGGTTAACGATAAATGACAGGCTGTCCACCGGGGAATTGGTCGGGTTTGTGCTGATTGTTAATGTGTTATTTAAGCCGATTGAAAAAATCAGCGCACTATTGGAGCTGTATCCGAAAGGCATGGCTGGATTTAAGCGATTTACCGATATTTTGGATGTTGCACCGGATGTCGTTGACCGGGACGACGCTAAAACGATGTCTTCGCTGTCAGGCGCTATTTCATTTAAAGACGTAACATTTGGCTATGAGAAAACGCAAGCACCAGTTTTAAGCCATCTTAGTTTTGATATTCATAAAGGTGAAACCATCGCATTTGTTGGCCCGTCCGGTGCAGGAAAAACGACGATATGCTCATTGATTCCACGATTTTATGATGTAAATGACGGGAGCATCACGATTGACGGAATCGATCTGCGTGACATGACAAAGGAGTCACTCCGCAAGCAGATTGGTATTGTGCAGCAGGATGTATTTCTATTTACCGGTACATTACGTGAAAATATTGCGTACGGAAAACTTGATGCGACGGATGAAGAGATTGAGCGAGCTGCACAACAGGCCCATATGGAGGAATTCATCCGCGAACTTCCGGACGGCTACGAAACACAGGTTGGAGAGCGTGGACTGAAGCTTTCAGGCGGTCAGAAGCAGCGGATTGCCATTGCCCGGATGTTTCTGAAAAACCCGCCGATTCTTATTTTGGATGAAGCAACTTCTGCACTGGATACCGAGACAGAGACGATTATTCAGAAGGCGCTGACTGAGCTATCCAGAGACAGGACAACGCTTGTGATTGCCCACCGGCTTGCCACCATAAAAAATGCTGACCGGATTATGGTCGTCACCAAGGAAGGCATCGAGGAAGAAGGAAGTCATGAAGAGCTGCTGCAGCGGGATGGAATTTTTGCCAATTTGCATAAGGTACAAATGCGTTAA
- the dacB gene encoding D-alanyl-D-alanine carboxypeptidase/D-alanyl-D-alanine endopeptidase, giving the protein MQRSFIKKASIFLVLVLMVTTAFMYGGKAPFFTTSEDSTQIASAKSVQLEDKIEEILQNEHLDGTTTGVSIRNADTGEVLFERSGDKRLHPASNMKLLTGAAAFATLGPDYRFTTEVLTDGKIKGRTLQGNLYLKGKGDPTLMKEDLDQFAKKLKKKGIRNIHGNLIADDSWYDDVRLSQDLNWSDEPFYTGAQVSALSLSPNEDYDAGTVIVEVYPATETGESPEVKITPQTDYVTIVNKAQTVAGDESKDISIKREHGSNDIVIKGTIPLDGSRSRSWVSVWEPTGYALDVFKKSLEEHGIRLVGNSKVKRGITPEDATVLVSRKSMPLKDLYIPFMKLSNNGHAEILTKEMGKVLKGEGSWDKGLQVIEETVATFGVNADTLRLRDGSGMSHKNMIPANEISQLLYAIQDESWFPAFKKSLPVAGMSERFVGGTLRYRMTEEPAKGNVRAKTGSLTGMSTLSGYVATSDGQKLIFSILVNNYLGSSSNITAVEDKIATVLAKHEFNGN; this is encoded by the coding sequence ATGCAGAGAAGTTTTATAAAAAAAGCTTCCATCTTCCTCGTTCTCGTGCTGATGGTTACCACAGCATTCATGTACGGAGGAAAAGCACCATTTTTCACAACATCCGAAGACTCCACACAAATTGCCTCAGCAAAATCTGTCCAACTTGAAGACAAAATTGAAGAAATCCTGCAAAATGAACATTTGGATGGAACCACAACGGGCGTGAGTATTCGAAATGCGGATACAGGTGAAGTATTATTCGAACGTTCGGGTGATAAACGGCTGCACCCTGCCTCCAACATGAAATTACTTACCGGAGCGGCAGCGTTTGCGACGCTCGGGCCAGATTACCGGTTTACAACCGAAGTATTAACAGATGGAAAAATTAAAGGCAGGACATTGCAAGGAAACTTGTATTTGAAAGGAAAAGGCGATCCTACTTTGATGAAAGAAGACTTGGATCAGTTTGCAAAGAAATTGAAGAAAAAGGGAATCCGGAATATTCACGGAAACCTGATTGCCGATGACAGCTGGTATGATGATGTCAGGTTATCGCAGGATTTGAACTGGTCGGATGAACCTTTCTATACGGGTGCACAAGTTTCGGCATTATCACTGTCACCAAATGAGGATTATGATGCGGGAACGGTTATTGTAGAAGTTTACCCTGCCACAGAAACGGGTGAAAGTCCTGAAGTGAAAATAACCCCGCAAACAGATTATGTAACAATTGTAAATAAAGCCCAAACCGTTGCAGGGGATGAATCAAAAGATATTTCGATTAAGCGTGAACATGGTTCGAACGACATCGTAATTAAAGGTACCATCCCGCTTGATGGTTCCAGATCAAGATCGTGGGTTTCGGTATGGGAGCCGACCGGTTATGCGCTGGATGTATTCAAAAAATCCCTTGAGGAACATGGGATTAGACTTGTCGGCAATTCGAAAGTAAAGAGGGGCATCACGCCTGAAGATGCCACTGTTCTTGTTTCAAGAAAATCAATGCCTTTGAAAGATTTGTACATTCCGTTCATGAAATTAAGCAACAATGGGCATGCCGAGATTTTGACAAAAGAAATGGGCAAGGTACTTAAGGGAGAAGGGAGCTGGGATAAAGGGCTGCAAGTGATTGAGGAGACTGTTGCAACGTTTGGGGTGAACGCTGATACCCTCCGGCTTCGTGACGGATCAGGTATGTCTCATAAAAATATGATTCCGGCCAATGAGATTTCCCAATTGCTGTATGCAATTCAGGATGAAAGCTGGTTTCCTGCATTTAAAAAGTCACTGCCTGTCGCTGGTATGTCCGAACGATTCGTTGGCGGGACACTGCGCTACCGGATGACCGAGGAACCGGCAAAAGGAAATGTCAGGGCGAAGACAGGTTCTCTGACAGGCATGTCCACACTTTCCGGGTATGTAGCGACCAGTGATGGACAGAAATTAATATTCTCTATCCTGGTCAATAACTATCTTGGGTCATCGTCCAACATAACTGCAGTTGAAGATAAAATTGCAACGGTACTTGCGAAGCATGAATTTAATGGAAATTAA
- a CDS encoding MBL fold metallo-hydrolase encodes MTLRFSVLASGSTGNAFYIESDREKILVDAGLSGKQLDRLFAEIQVNPAELSCILVTHEHSDHIKGLGIFARKYNLPIYANENTWKAMENAIGSISLDQKFMFGTGEVQTFSDIDVESFGVSHDAAEPMFFTFRHNRQKVALVTDLGYVSERIKKTVEDADAYIFEANHDVSMLRMGRYPWNVKRRILGDSGHVSNEDCGLALGDIISNRTKRIYLAHLSQDNNMKDLARMSVSNVLKERGIQLDLQDTDPKTATSLYEVV; translated from the coding sequence ATGACATTACGATTTAGTGTACTCGCATCGGGAAGTACGGGGAATGCATTTTATATTGAATCAGACCGGGAAAAAATACTTGTTGATGCAGGTTTGAGCGGGAAACAGCTGGACAGGCTTTTTGCGGAAATTCAGGTGAATCCGGCAGAGTTGTCCTGTATACTGGTAACGCATGAGCACAGTGATCATATAAAAGGGCTGGGAATTTTTGCCCGTAAATATAATCTGCCTATCTATGCCAATGAAAATACATGGAAAGCAATGGAAAACGCAATCGGTTCCATTTCATTGGATCAGAAATTTATGTTTGGAACAGGTGAAGTGCAAACATTCAGTGATATAGATGTGGAATCGTTTGGCGTTTCCCATGATGCTGCAGAACCAATGTTTTTTACCTTTCGTCATAACCGGCAAAAAGTAGCACTCGTTACCGATCTTGGATATGTTTCGGAACGGATCAAAAAGACGGTGGAAGATGCGGATGCGTATATTTTTGAAGCCAATCACGATGTCAGCATGCTGCGGATGGGACGTTACCCGTGGAATGTAAAAAGACGTATTCTCGGTGATTCCGGCCATGTTTCCAATGAGGATTGCGGTCTGGCTCTTGGCGATATTATTTCCAATCGGACGAAGCGCATTTATCTGGCGCACTTAAGCCAGGATAATAATATGAAGGATTTGGCCCGTATGTCGGTTTCCAATGTGCTGAAGGAACGCGGGATACAGCTTGATCTGCAGGATACAGACCCGAAAACGGCAACATCACTTTATGAGGTAGTATAA
- a CDS encoding DoxX family protein, producing the protein MKNLSIEKWICYAIGFVFISTGTLKLVDSSFKLVFTDLGLPFPHTLLFLVALTEIVCGALIIARLYVKRATAPLIFIMLAALFLTKIPVLTANEGILQFLVQARLDIVTLILLILIWQHAPGKTLE; encoded by the coding sequence ATGAAAAACTTATCCATCGAAAAATGGATATGCTATGCGATTGGCTTTGTATTTATTTCAACTGGTACTCTCAAATTGGTTGATAGCAGTTTCAAATTGGTCTTCACCGATTTGGGGCTGCCATTTCCGCACACACTTCTGTTTCTGGTAGCTCTAACTGAAATTGTCTGCGGCGCGCTCATTATAGCAAGGCTTTATGTAAAACGTGCGACGGCACCACTTATTTTTATCATGCTGGCAGCACTCTTTCTTACGAAGATCCCTGTTCTTACTGCAAACGAAGGTATTTTACAATTCCTTGTTCAGGCAAGGCTTGATATCGTAACGCTTATCCTATTGATTCTTATTTGGCAGCATGCACCCGGAAAAACACTTGAGTAA
- a CDS encoding MerR family transcriptional regulator codes for MNITEVIIAAGSTMEAVYYYEHIQLIEPARENNQRIYSNQDSGNIRFIERMLRLGLTPDELHVIFEIKRTHQCTTPVKHDAGCGEPFDLFFDESVNKYTGTVHIACANSTYLPSFIVNGCTCWYS; via the coding sequence ATGAATATTACTGAAGTAATAATCGCAGCCGGAAGCACCATGGAAGCAGTATATTACTATGAACACATACAGTTGATTGAGCCTGCACGGGAAAATAATCAGCGTATATATTCGAATCAGGACAGTGGAAATATCCGATTCATTGAACGAATGCTGAGATTGGGATTGACACCAGATGAACTGCACGTGATTTTTGAAATCAAACGGACACATCAGTGTACTACACCAGTCAAACACGACGCAGGATGCGGTGAACCTTTCGATCTATTCTTTGATGAATCAGTGAATAAATACACAGGAACAGTCCATATAGCATGTGCAAATAGTACCTATCTTCCATCTTTTATTGTAAATGGCTGTACGTGCTGGTATTCTTAA